A window of Bradyrhizobium sp. AZCC 1610 contains these coding sequences:
- a CDS encoding DUF2155 domain-containing protein, protein MLRTIALTGLAALIAATTTSLVPPAQAQIGNIFSDPPLRPPGAIPRGNQQQQQFPDDDEEVPELPRGRLLPTPNRPPPGQGAPPPGSFQSQPLAPPPGTTVAPQGTQPGVAVQPPQPGQPGVANAPPGQRQPPAKGVPQSPATLQPGDEVVSEPPATKITNKKASFSGLDKITGRIINFEEDIGETVQFGALRVKTSACYTRPSTEAANTDAFVEVDEITLQGEVKRIFSGWMYAASPGLHGVEHPVYDIWLTDCKGPDQTIVSAQPDPPKGAAPPAAKRPPQPKQAAPRPPGPPPQPQFQQQPQPQQAPPPPPPQQRPGGLFGGLFGN, encoded by the coding sequence ATGCTTCGAACCATTGCCCTGACCGGTCTTGCGGCGTTGATCGCCGCCACCACGACCTCGCTTGTGCCGCCGGCACAGGCGCAGATCGGCAATATCTTTTCCGATCCGCCGCTGCGGCCACCGGGCGCCATTCCCCGGGGTAATCAGCAGCAGCAACAATTTCCCGACGACGATGAGGAAGTGCCGGAACTGCCGCGCGGCCGCCTGTTGCCGACCCCGAACCGTCCGCCGCCGGGGCAGGGCGCTCCGCCGCCAGGAAGCTTCCAGTCGCAGCCGCTGGCGCCGCCGCCGGGAACGACCGTCGCTCCCCAGGGCACCCAGCCGGGCGTCGCGGTTCAGCCGCCGCAGCCGGGCCAGCCGGGCGTCGCCAACGCGCCGCCGGGCCAGCGCCAACCGCCGGCCAAGGGCGTGCCGCAATCGCCGGCGACCCTGCAGCCGGGCGACGAGGTCGTGTCCGAACCGCCGGCCACCAAGATCACCAACAAGAAGGCGAGCTTTTCCGGCCTCGACAAGATCACCGGCCGCATCATCAATTTCGAAGAGGATATCGGCGAGACCGTGCAGTTCGGCGCGCTGCGCGTGAAGACTAGTGCCTGCTACACGCGGCCATCGACGGAAGCTGCCAACACGGACGCCTTTGTCGAGGTCGACGAGATCACGCTGCAGGGCGAAGTGAAGCGGATCTTCTCGGGCTGGATGTACGCGGCGAGCCCTGGCCTGCATGGCGTCGAGCATCCGGTCTACGATATCTGGCTGACCGACTGCAAAGGCCCCGACCAGACCATCGTCAGCGCTCAGCCTGATCCGCCGAAGGGGGCCGCACCGCCGGCCGCAAAGCGTCCGCCGCAGCCGAAGCAGGCGGCGCCGCGCCCGCCGGGACCGCCGCCGCAACCGCAATTCCAGCAGCAGCCACAACCGCAACAGGCTCCACCGCCGCCTCCGCCGCAGCAGCGGCCGGGTGGACTGTTCGGCGGATTGTTCGGGAATTAA
- a CDS encoding glutathione S-transferase family protein, which yields MGANLTIWTYDWVPEGPRGFVRDLRLRWGAEEAGLSYDVDTVPFEDRPISHLDRQPFGQVPFLTDGEITIFESGACLLHLARKSDILMPSNASGEAETLQWVVAALNSIEMVTVPWWFLRLSGDRENGLSGWLDSRLAHMEAILSEREWLVEDRFTAADLIMADVLRVPEIRARGDRPATETYIQRLVARTAFKKAHADQLAHFAAADESRVRR from the coding sequence ATGGGTGCAAATCTGACCATCTGGACCTATGATTGGGTGCCCGAGGGGCCGCGCGGGTTCGTCCGTGATTTGCGTTTGCGTTGGGGCGCGGAAGAAGCGGGGCTTAGTTACGACGTTGACACAGTTCCTTTCGAGGATCGGCCAATAAGCCACCTTGATCGGCAGCCGTTCGGGCAAGTGCCTTTTCTTACGGATGGCGAGATCACGATCTTTGAGAGTGGCGCGTGCTTGCTACACTTGGCACGCAAGAGCGATATTCTGATGCCAAGCAACGCGAGCGGCGAGGCTGAAACGCTCCAATGGGTAGTCGCCGCGCTCAACTCGATCGAGATGGTCACCGTTCCCTGGTGGTTCCTCCGGCTCTCGGGGGATCGTGAAAATGGCCTGTCTGGCTGGCTGGATAGCCGGCTTGCGCACATGGAAGCCATATTGAGCGAACGCGAATGGCTTGTGGAAGACCGGTTCACCGCTGCCGATCTCATTATGGCGGATGTGCTGCGCGTTCCTGAAATTCGCGCTCGTGGCGACCGCCCTGCGACCGAGACCTATATTCAGCGTCTTGTTGCTCGAACCGCTTTCAAAAAGGCGCACGCCGATCAATTGGCGCATTTCGCGGCGGCCGATGAAAGCCGGGTAAGGCGCTGA
- a CDS encoding LysR family transcriptional regulator, translated as MEVFVRVVDLGGFTAAAKSFRLTPSGVSKLVSRLEARLGTRLVNRTTRKLQLTEEGQAFYQRSLRILGEIEEAEREAGSGAAPRGHLMVNSNIPFGMQHVMPLLPRFLVEHPDITLDIVLTDTVIDLMQERADVAIRVGPLGASRLVARKLGTSRMAVVAAPTYLARFGEPKTPAELASHRGIGWTFPRSIRGWPFRRGERIEEVLPPPAARASDGEAVRRLALGGVGCARLALFHVGPDIEAGRLVPVLQNYNPGDREDIHAIYVGHAGPLPARVRSFIDFLATHIRIGDFTLRRAAGGRWKLHGGY; from the coding sequence ATGGAGGTCTTCGTCCGCGTCGTCGACCTCGGCGGGTTCACCGCCGCGGCAAAAAGCTTTCGCCTGACCCCATCCGGCGTGAGCAAGCTGGTATCCCGCCTGGAAGCCCGGCTCGGCACGCGGCTCGTCAACCGGACCACGCGCAAGCTCCAACTGACAGAGGAGGGCCAGGCCTTCTACCAGCGCTCGTTGCGCATCCTCGGCGAGATCGAGGAGGCCGAGCGCGAGGCCGGCTCCGGCGCCGCGCCGCGCGGCCATCTGATGGTGAACAGCAACATCCCCTTCGGCATGCAGCACGTGATGCCGCTGCTGCCGCGCTTTCTCGTCGAGCATCCCGACATCACGCTCGACATCGTCCTCACCGACACGGTCATCGACCTGATGCAGGAGCGCGCCGACGTAGCGATTCGCGTCGGGCCGCTGGGAGCTTCGCGCCTCGTCGCACGTAAGCTCGGGACCAGCCGCATGGCGGTGGTGGCCGCGCCGACCTATCTTGCCCGTTTCGGCGAGCCGAAGACGCCAGCTGAACTCGCCAGCCATCGCGGCATTGGCTGGACTTTTCCGCGTAGCATTCGCGGCTGGCCGTTCCGTCGCGGCGAGCGAATCGAGGAGGTGCTGCCGCCGCCGGCAGCACGCGCCAGCGATGGCGAAGCGGTCCGCCGGCTCGCGCTCGGCGGCGTTGGCTGCGCACGCCTGGCTCTATTCCACGTCGGTCCGGACATCGAGGCCGGGCGCCTGGTTCCGGTGCTGCAGAACTACAATCCCGGCGACCGCGAAGACATCCATGCCATCTACGTCGGCCACGCCGGACCGCTGCCGGCGCGCGTGCGCAGCTTCATCGATTTCCTCGCAACGCACATCCGCATCGGCGACTTCACCCTAAGGCGCGCTGCCGGCGGCAGGTGGAAGCTACACGGCGGATACTAA
- a CDS encoding MFS transporter, with the protein MPAAVLALTAGAFGIGTTEFLIMGLLLQVAADMQVSVSAAGMLISGYALGVFVGAPILTLATRRMPRKAVLLALMAIFAFGNAACALAPDYGLLMAARILTSLAHGTFFGVGSVVATSLVAEDKRASAIATMFIGLTAATLLGVPFGAWFGLMLGWRAAFWAVTAIGVIAFAVLVVLVPGHVGGNEKAISLREELAVVGRPQVLLGLAMTVFGFAGLFVVFTYVQPILTRLTGFSEAAVSPILLVFGVGLSIGNVAGGRLADRGLGRALIGTLAALALVLVALAAVLSIKGLAAAFIFLLGAAAFATVAPLQLRVLEAAGTEGRTLASSLNIAAFNLGNALGAWAGGLTIDHGPGLAALPLVAAAITAAGLLLALWSLRLDQPVPSAAACPAE; encoded by the coding sequence ATGCCTGCCGCCGTCCTTGCGCTGACCGCCGGTGCCTTCGGCATCGGCACCACTGAATTCCTCATCATGGGTCTCTTGCTGCAGGTCGCCGCCGACATGCAGGTCTCGGTCTCCGCGGCGGGCATGCTGATCTCCGGCTATGCGCTCGGCGTGTTCGTCGGCGCGCCGATCCTGACGCTGGCGACGCGGCGGATGCCGCGCAAGGCGGTGCTGCTTGCTCTGATGGCGATTTTTGCCTTCGGCAACGCCGCCTGCGCGCTGGCGCCGGACTACGGGCTGTTGATGGCGGCGCGGATCCTCACCTCGCTCGCCCATGGCACATTCTTCGGTGTCGGCTCGGTGGTGGCTACGAGCCTCGTCGCCGAGGACAAGCGTGCGTCCGCGATTGCCACCATGTTTATTGGGCTGACAGCGGCCACTCTGCTCGGCGTTCCTTTCGGCGCGTGGTTCGGCCTGATGCTGGGATGGCGCGCCGCGTTCTGGGCGGTGACCGCGATCGGTGTGATCGCCTTCGCGGTGCTGGTGGTTCTTGTTCCCGGCCATGTTGGCGGCAATGAGAAAGCCATTTCGCTGCGTGAGGAACTGGCGGTGGTCGGCCGTCCGCAAGTCCTGCTCGGCCTCGCCATGACCGTGTTCGGTTTTGCCGGCCTGTTCGTGGTCTTTACCTATGTCCAGCCGATCCTGACGCGGCTGACCGGCTTCTCTGAAGCGGCGGTCTCGCCGATCCTTCTCGTGTTCGGCGTCGGCCTGTCGATCGGCAATGTCGCGGGTGGGCGGCTCGCCGACCGTGGTCTCGGACGCGCCCTGATCGGCACGCTTGCGGCGCTTGCGCTCGTACTGGTCGCGCTTGCGGCGGTGCTGTCGATCAAAGGCCTCGCCGCGGCGTTTATCTTCCTGCTCGGCGCCGCCGCTTTTGCCACTGTGGCGCCGCTGCAGCTTCGCGTGCTCGAAGCGGCCGGCACGGAGGGGCGCACGCTCGCCTCCAGCCTCAACATCGCAGCCTTCAATCTCGGCAATGCGCTCGGCGCCTGGGCCGGCGGGCTAACGATCGATCACGGCCCGGGCCTTGCCGCGCTTCCACTCGTCGCGGCAGCGATCACCGCGGCGGGGCTCCTGCTGGCGCTATGGAGCTTGCGTCTCGACCAGCCGGTACCTTCCGCTGCGGCGTGCCCGGCGGAATGA
- a CDS encoding aldo/keto reductase produces the protein MEYRNLGASGLKVPVISFGTGTFGGQGPLFSAWGRSGAEEARGLVDICLEAGVNLFDTADVYSNGASEAILGAAIKGRRDRVLISTKMSLPMGDGPFDAGSSRHRLILAVDAALRRLGTDYIDLLQLHAFDAFTPIEEVLSTLDGLVRAGKLRYVGVSNFSGWQLMKSLAIAERHGWPRYVAHQVYYSLIGRDYEWELMPLGLDQGVGALVWSPLGWGRLTGRIRRGQPLPAGSRLRETAQFGPPVDEERLYSVVDVLDAVSNETGRTVPQVAIAWLLTRPGVSSVIIGARDEAQLRDNLGAVGWSLTAEQIALLDQASAVMPCYPYYPYRVQEGFARLNPRPV, from the coding sequence ATGGAATATCGCAACCTGGGTGCCTCCGGCTTGAAGGTCCCCGTTATCAGTTTCGGCACTGGCACGTTCGGCGGACAGGGGCCGCTGTTCTCGGCTTGGGGCCGGAGTGGCGCCGAGGAAGCGAGGGGGCTAGTCGACATCTGCCTCGAAGCCGGCGTCAACCTGTTCGACACCGCCGATGTCTATTCGAACGGCGCGTCGGAAGCGATTCTCGGTGCCGCGATCAAAGGCCGCCGCGACAGGGTGCTGATCTCTACCAAGATGAGCCTGCCGATGGGTGACGGTCCATTCGACGCCGGCTCATCCCGGCATCGCCTCATTTTGGCGGTGGACGCCGCCTTGCGGCGGCTCGGGACCGACTACATTGACTTGCTGCAGCTCCACGCCTTCGATGCCTTCACGCCGATCGAGGAAGTGCTGTCAACGCTTGACGGGCTCGTCCGCGCCGGCAAGTTGCGCTATGTCGGCGTCTCCAATTTCTCGGGCTGGCAGTTGATGAAGTCGCTCGCCATTGCCGAGCGTCACGGCTGGCCGCGTTATGTGGCGCACCAGGTCTATTATTCGCTTATCGGCCGCGATTATGAGTGGGAGCTAATGCCGCTCGGCCTCGATCAGGGCGTCGGCGCGCTGGTCTGGAGCCCACTGGGCTGGGGGCGTCTCACCGGCAGGATACGACGCGGCCAGCCGCTGCCGGCAGGCAGCCGCCTGCGCGAGACGGCGCAGTTCGGTCCGCCCGTCGACGAGGAGCGGCTCTATTCCGTCGTCGATGTCCTGGATGCAGTCTCGAACGAGACCGGTCGCACCGTGCCGCAGGTCGCTATCGCATGGCTGCTCACCCGTCCGGGCGTGTCGTCCGTGATCATCGGAGCGCGCGACGAAGCGCAGCTGCGCGACAATCTCGGCGCGGTCGGCTGGTCGTTGACCGCCGAGCAGATCGCGCTCCTGGACCAAGCGAGCGCGGTGATGCCTTGCTATCCCTACTATCCTTATCGTGTCCAGGAAGGCTTTGCGCGATTGAACCCGCGGCCGGTTTGA
- the aat gene encoding leucyl/phenylalanyl-tRNA--protein transferase, with protein sequence MTSRESAVSEITPEVLLRAYACGIFPMAESAGDPTLFWVEPELRGVIPLEGFRVASRLARTVRSDTFSVTVDTAFKAVIAGCAAPQPGRDDTWINKRIRDLYVGLHELGHCHSVEVWENGDLVGGLYGVSLGRAFFGESMFHRTRDASKVALVHLVARLIAGGFELLDTQYVTEHLRSFGAVEISRRRYRALLDKAIAGEPADFLNLAAGQPVSGAEALAIIAERN encoded by the coding sequence ATGACCTCGCGCGAGTCAGCCGTTTCCGAAATCACCCCCGAAGTGCTGCTGCGGGCCTATGCCTGCGGCATCTTCCCGATGGCCGAGAGCGCGGGTGATCCGACGCTGTTCTGGGTCGAGCCGGAATTGCGCGGCGTGATTCCGCTCGAGGGCTTCCGCGTCGCCTCGCGGCTGGCCCGCACCGTGCGCTCGGACACCTTCAGCGTTACCGTTGATACCGCCTTCAAGGCGGTCATCGCGGGCTGCGCGGCGCCGCAGCCGGGCCGCGACGACACCTGGATCAACAAGCGTATCCGCGATCTCTATGTCGGGCTCCACGAGCTCGGCCACTGCCACAGCGTCGAAGTCTGGGAGAACGGCGACCTCGTCGGCGGCCTCTACGGCGTCAGCCTGGGACGCGCCTTCTTCGGGGAGAGCATGTTCCATCGCACCCGCGACGCATCGAAAGTGGCGCTGGTTCATCTGGTGGCGCGGCTGATCGCGGGCGGGTTCGAGTTGCTCGACACCCAGTATGTCACCGAACATCTGCGCAGCTTCGGCGCGGTCGAAATTTCGAGGCGCCGCTATCGCGCCTTGCTCGACAAGGCGATCGCGGGTGAGCCTGCGGATTTCCTGAATTTGGCCGCCGGCCAGCCGGTCAGCGGGGCGGAAGCGCTCGCGATCATCGCCGAACGCAATTGA
- a CDS encoding AEC family transporter, whose translation MSAVLIVVPVFALIAAGYAAVALRFISPTAHKGISEFAFSIAIPALLFRIVVVAEFPAVNAFAVWGAYYGATAATWIVALLASSVLRQSRADGAVLAIGSIYGNVVMLGIPLTLSALGSQAAGSMALILSVNTPLLWLCGTLQMAWAERKSSETAPLLVLRAVREIARNPIMLALGFGFLWRLTGLGLHPVADKTLELLAQAGSPTALIALGINLFGFKIKGQAVAMAVMCALKLLAMPAIAAILAFYVLALPPISAAVVVLFAAMPTGANAYIFSAQYGRLTEAVSGAVALGTVLAAVTLPVVVAFVAVALR comes from the coding sequence ATGAGCGCAGTGTTGATCGTCGTTCCGGTGTTCGCCTTGATTGCGGCCGGCTATGCGGCAGTTGCGCTACGCTTCATTTCCCCGACGGCCCACAAGGGCATTTCCGAGTTCGCCTTCAGCATTGCCATTCCCGCGCTCCTGTTCCGGATCGTGGTCGTCGCGGAATTTCCCGCCGTCAACGCCTTCGCGGTGTGGGGCGCCTATTATGGGGCAACGGCGGCCACATGGATCGTCGCGCTTCTGGCGTCATCCGTCCTTCGGCAATCCCGGGCCGACGGCGCGGTCCTCGCGATCGGCTCGATCTACGGCAACGTCGTGATGCTCGGCATTCCCCTGACGTTGTCGGCTCTGGGAAGTCAGGCGGCCGGTTCGATGGCCTTGATCCTGTCGGTCAACACGCCGCTGCTTTGGCTTTGCGGCACGCTGCAGATGGCATGGGCTGAGCGGAAGTCTTCCGAGACAGCGCCGCTCCTGGTCCTGCGGGCGGTGCGGGAGATCGCGCGCAATCCGATCATGCTCGCGCTCGGTTTCGGCTTCCTCTGGCGCTTGACCGGATTGGGGCTGCACCCCGTTGCGGACAAGACGCTGGAACTGCTGGCGCAGGCGGGTTCGCCGACGGCGCTGATCGCGCTTGGCATCAACCTCTTCGGATTCAAGATCAAGGGCCAGGCGGTCGCGATGGCCGTGATGTGCGCGCTCAAGCTGCTGGCGATGCCGGCCATTGCGGCGATCCTTGCGTTCTACGTCCTGGCGTTGCCGCCCATTTCCGCGGCTGTGGTCGTCCTGTTTGCCGCGATGCCGACCGGCGCCAATGCCTACATCTTCTCGGCCCAGTACGGTCGGCTGACCGAAGCCGTCTCGGGCGCCGTGGCGCTCGGCACGGTCCTGGCGGCAGTGACGTTGCCCGTCGTCGTAGCCTTCGTGGCGGTCGCGCTGCGATAG
- a CDS encoding amidohydrolase family protein has protein sequence MPTYLPFDPNPRRPSKLPPPKSIDSQFHVLGPVEKYPVRPGAAYQMPTATWEAALRVHKALGIERGIIVQTTTYGADHSVVLDGLAAMGPNYRGCANALVFAEADDAYLAKLHDAGVRGARFSFRQELGAVLSDKDFARAIARIRELGWYAKIQPEKDGIVSSVAKYENLDVPVLIDHMARPDPARGKEDPNLRKMLELLSKGNFWVMLSLGEKTSKKGPPWDDVIPIARAYIEAAPDRCVWASDWPHPVSVVQPPNDADLLELLYRYAPDEAELRKILVTNPARLFGYED, from the coding sequence ATGCCGACCTATCTTCCATTCGATCCGAACCCGCGCCGTCCCTCAAAACTGCCGCCGCCGAAAAGCATCGACAGCCAGTTTCATGTGCTGGGCCCGGTCGAAAAATATCCGGTGCGGCCGGGTGCCGCCTACCAGATGCCGACCGCGACCTGGGAGGCAGCACTGCGCGTTCACAAGGCGCTCGGCATCGAGCGCGGCATTATCGTGCAGACCACCACCTATGGCGCCGATCATTCCGTGGTGCTCGACGGCCTCGCCGCGATGGGACCGAACTATCGCGGTTGCGCCAACGCGCTGGTGTTTGCCGAAGCCGATGATGCCTATCTCGCCAAACTTCACGACGCCGGCGTACGCGGAGCCCGCTTCAGCTTCCGGCAGGAACTGGGCGCGGTGCTCTCGGACAAGGATTTTGCGCGCGCCATCGCCAGAATTCGCGAACTCGGCTGGTACGCAAAGATCCAGCCGGAGAAGGACGGCATCGTCTCCAGCGTCGCCAAATACGAAAACCTCGACGTGCCGGTTCTGATCGACCACATGGCCCGCCCTGACCCTGCCCGCGGCAAGGAAGATCCGAATTTGCGAAAGATGCTGGAGCTTCTATCGAAGGGCAATTTCTGGGTGATGCTGTCGCTCGGGGAAAAGACCTCGAAAAAGGGCCCGCCGTGGGACGACGTCATTCCGATCGCGCGCGCCTATATCGAAGCCGCGCCCGACCGCTGCGTCTGGGCGAGCGACTGGCCGCACCCGGTTTCAGTGGTGCAGCCGCCCAACGACGCCGACCTGCTCGAACTGCTTTATCGCTACGCGCCCGACGAGGCGGAGCTGAGGAAAATCCTGGTGACCAACCCGGCAAGGCTGTTCGGCTACGAGGACTAG
- a CDS encoding RidA family protein: protein MTRRKSIHIGEFKHANPIPNACRIGNLLMSGVILGRDPATGAMPEKIEDQCANMFGHMKAIVEAGGGTTADIIKMTVWLQDRTQRAPVNAEWLKMFPDDHSRPARHALQMDMDSGALVQCDFTAVIG from the coding sequence ATGACAAGGCGCAAGAGCATTCATATCGGCGAGTTCAAGCACGCCAATCCGATTCCGAACGCCTGCCGCATCGGCAATCTGCTGATGTCCGGCGTCATCCTTGGCCGCGACCCCGCGACCGGCGCGATGCCGGAAAAGATCGAAGACCAGTGCGCCAACATGTTCGGCCATATGAAGGCCATCGTGGAAGCCGGTGGCGGCACAACCGCCGACATCATCAAAATGACCGTGTGGCTGCAGGATCGCACGCAGCGCGCACCGGTAAATGCCGAATGGCTGAAAATGTTTCCGGACGACCATTCGCGTCCCGCCCGCCATGCGCTGCAGATGGACATGGACAGCGGCGCGCTCGTGCAATGCGATTTCACCGCCGTGATCGGCTGA
- the hpaH gene encoding 2-oxo-hept-4-ene-1,7-dioate hydratase, giving the protein MLDQQTVERLAQRLDDAERSKSLITAFTREYPDLTIEDAYAIQRAWTKLQLSRGRVVKGHKIGLTSKAMQNAVGISEPDYGVLFADMFYPDASAIPFERFRAPRIEVELAFVLKTPLKGPDCTLFDVLNATDYVTPALEILETRMHRVDPETKAPRKVMDTISDNAANAALIVGGRPIRPLDFDLRWIGALLFRNGQIEETGIAAGVLNHPANGVAWLADRLAAQDEFLDAGEVVLAGSFTRPVEIIRGDTFHADYGRFGSVSCQFV; this is encoded by the coding sequence ATGCTCGATCAACAAACCGTCGAACGGCTGGCGCAGCGCCTGGATGACGCCGAACGCAGCAAGTCGCTGATTACTGCATTCACACGCGAATATCCTGATCTCACGATCGAGGACGCCTACGCCATTCAGCGCGCTTGGACGAAGCTGCAACTCTCGCGTGGCCGCGTCGTCAAGGGGCACAAGATCGGTCTGACATCGAAAGCGATGCAGAACGCCGTCGGCATTTCCGAACCGGATTACGGCGTGCTGTTCGCGGACATGTTCTACCCGGACGCGTCCGCGATTCCATTCGAACGTTTCCGCGCGCCCCGTATCGAGGTCGAACTGGCCTTCGTGCTGAAGACACCCTTGAAGGGACCGGATTGCACGCTGTTCGATGTGCTCAACGCCACCGATTACGTCACGCCGGCGCTCGAAATCCTGGAGACCCGGATGCATCGCGTCGATCCCGAGACCAAGGCGCCGCGCAAGGTGATGGACACGATTTCCGACAATGCCGCGAATGCGGCGTTGATCGTCGGCGGCCGGCCTATCCGCCCCCTCGATTTCGACCTGCGCTGGATTGGCGCGCTGTTGTTTCGCAACGGCCAGATCGAGGAGACCGGCATCGCCGCCGGCGTTCTCAATCATCCCGCCAACGGCGTGGCCTGGCTCGCCGATCGGCTGGCCGCCCAGGACGAGTTTCTCGATGCCGGCGAAGTGGTGCTGGCGGGATCGTTTACACGCCCGGTCGAAATCATCAGGGGCGACACGTTTCATGCCGATTACGGCCGGTTCGGATCGGTGTCCTGCCAGTTCGTCTGA
- a CDS encoding fumarylacetoacetate hydrolase family protein, with product MRLVSYLVEGEPHYGAAVDGGVVDLTQRLGPKCPDLRTLIAKDGLEVARQMVAGLKPSHVLDDLVLLPPIPNPEKLWCIGVNYRDRNAEYKDNSDLPKYPSLFVRNPSSVVGSGQPIEKPKISEQLDYEGELVIVIGKEGRHIPRERAFEHIFGMTLCNEGSVRDWLHHGKFNVTQGKNFDRSGSIGPWIITSDECDPRGPHDIVTRVNGEVRQSDSTERLMFPFDFLIAYLSTFATLKPGDMIATGTPTGAGARFTPPRWLKPGDVVEIESKGIGILRNTVAAEQ from the coding sequence ATGCGACTGGTGAGCTATCTGGTGGAAGGAGAGCCGCACTACGGCGCGGCAGTCGACGGCGGTGTGGTCGACCTCACCCAACGGCTCGGACCGAAATGTCCTGACCTTCGGACTCTGATCGCCAAGGACGGCCTGGAAGTTGCGCGCCAAATGGTCGCCGGCCTCAAGCCGAGCCATGTGCTCGACGACCTCGTGCTGCTGCCGCCGATCCCCAATCCGGAAAAGCTCTGGTGCATCGGCGTCAACTACAGGGATCGCAACGCCGAGTACAAGGACAATTCGGACCTGCCGAAATATCCGAGCCTGTTTGTCCGCAACCCGTCTTCCGTCGTCGGCTCCGGTCAGCCGATCGAAAAGCCGAAGATTTCCGAACAGCTCGACTACGAGGGCGAACTTGTGATCGTGATCGGCAAGGAAGGACGGCATATTCCCCGCGAGCGCGCCTTTGAGCACATCTTCGGCATGACGCTGTGCAACGAGGGCAGCGTTCGCGACTGGCTGCACCACGGCAAGTTCAACGTCACCCAGGGCAAGAATTTCGACCGCTCGGGCAGCATCGGGCCGTGGATCATCACCTCGGACGAGTGCGATCCACGCGGGCCGCACGACATCGTCACCCGCGTCAATGGCGAGGTGCGCCAGAGCGATTCCACCGAGCGGTTGATGTTTCCGTTCGATTTCCTGATCGCCTACCTCTCCACCTTTGCCACCCTGAAACCCGGCGACATGATCGCGACCGGTACCCCGACAGGGGCCGGCGCGCGATTTACGCCGCCGCGCTGGCTCAAACCAGGCGACGTCGTCGAGATCGAGTCCAAAGGCATTGGCATCCTTCGCAACACCGTGGCGGCGGAGCAGTAA
- a CDS encoding flavin reductase family protein — protein sequence MQIDPGDLGAERIYRLMTGIVVPRPIAWVTSLSRKGVLNLAPFSAFTFVSQKPPMLAISVGRKGPDYKDTAHNILDTEEYVIHIADTPLMGAVHDSSVEHPPEVSEVGELNLETRPSERIKVPRLAAAPVAMECVFRQCLEFGEARSRLIVGEVVMFHIRDGLVNNGKVETEALDPIARIGGPRYARLGEIVTLRGVFQTPKSTD from the coding sequence ATGCAGATCGATCCCGGCGATCTCGGCGCGGAGCGGATTTACCGGCTGATGACCGGCATCGTGGTGCCGCGTCCGATCGCCTGGGTGACGAGCCTGTCGCGCAAGGGCGTGCTCAACCTCGCCCCGTTCAGTGCCTTCACCTTCGTCTCGCAGAAGCCGCCGATGCTGGCCATCAGCGTCGGCCGCAAGGGCCCCGACTACAAGGATACGGCGCACAACATCCTCGACACCGAGGAGTACGTCATCCATATCGCCGACACACCGCTGATGGGTGCGGTGCATGACAGCTCGGTCGAGCATCCGCCCGAAGTCAGCGAGGTCGGAGAGCTCAACCTGGAAACGCGTCCCAGCGAGCGCATCAAGGTGCCCCGGCTCGCCGCCGCGCCGGTCGCGATGGAATGCGTGTTTCGGCAATGTCTCGAATTCGGCGAGGCGCGCAGCCGGCTCATCGTCGGCGAGGTCGTGATGTTCCACATCCGCGACGGTCTCGTGAACAACGGCAAGGTCGAGACCGAAGCGCTCGACCCGATCGCCCGCATCGGTGGGCCCCGCTACGCCCGGCTCGGCGAGATCGTGACGCTGCGCGGCGTCTTCCAAACCCCGAAATCGACCGATTAG